From a region of the Mauremys mutica isolate MM-2020 ecotype Southern chromosome 12, ASM2049712v1, whole genome shotgun sequence genome:
- the LOC123347023 gene encoding olfactory receptor 14A16-like, which produces MSNRTIVTEFLLLGFSDVRKQQILHFLMFLVMYLAALVGNLLIITVVTLNHHLHTPMYFFLGNLSFLDLCYISVTVPKSMADSLTNNRVISFSGCVTQVFLVVTFAVAELAFLTVMAYDRYIAICHPLHYRVTMNRGACAQMAAGSWISSMMCSVLHTTNTFRLHFCGSNVIAQFFCDIPQLLKISCSDTHANVIVMTALGSVLDVVCFVLIIVSYIHIFSTVMRIPSEQGRYKAFSTCIPHLVVFCLFISTASFTYMRPRSMSSTSLDLMAAVLYCVLPPLMNPIIYSLRNKEIKSSLRKVQQDL; this is translated from the exons ATGTCCAACAGAACTATTGTGACTGAGTTCCTTCTtctgggattctctgatgtgcggaAACAGCAGATTTTACACTTCCTGATGTTTCTAGTGATGTATCTGGCAGCCCTggtggggaatcttctcatcatcacagtcGTAACCCTCAACCACCACCTTCACACCCCTATGTACTTTTTCCTGGGCAACTTATCCTTCCTAGACCTCTGCTACATCTCAGTCACGGTCCCCAAGTCCATGGCTGACTCCCTAACCAACAACAGAGTCATCTCTTTCTCTGGATGTGTCACCCAAGTCTTTTTGGTTGTAACTTTTGCAGTAGCCGAGCTGGCCTTTCTCACAGTGATGGCATATGACCGCTACATTGCAATCTGCCACCCTCTGCATTACAGGGTGACTATGAACAGAGGAGCGTGTGCCCAGATGGCAGCTGGCTCATGGATTAGCAGCATGATGTGCTCTGTATTACACACAACTAATACTTTTAGGTTACATTTCTGTGGGTCCAATGTTATCGCTCAGTTTTTCTGTGATATCCCACAGTTGCTAAAGATCTCTTGCTCTGATACACATGCTAATGTAATAGTCATGACTGCCCTTGGATCAGTTCTAGATGTGGTCTGCTTTGTATTAATAATTGTGTCCTACATTCACATCTTCTCCACGGTgatgagaatcccctctgagcagggcagatacaaagccttctccacctgcatccCACacctggttgttttttgtttatttatcagTACAGCATCATTTACGTACATGAGGCCCAGGTCAATGTCTTCAACATCTCTGGACCTGATGGCTGCTGTATTGTATTGTGTGCTGCCACCACTAATGAATCCAATCATTTACAGTCTAAGAAACAAAGAGATAAAAAGTTCGCT AAGAAAAGTCCAGCAAGACCTGTGA
- the LOC123346751 gene encoding olfactory receptor 14A16-like, which yields MSNQTNITEFLLLGFSDVRELQILHFVVFLVIYLAAMMGNLLIFMVVTLDHHLHSPMYFFLINLSILDLGTISVTIPKSMANSLMNTRSISYSGCVAQVFFLIFFAVSDFALLTIMVYDRYVAIWKPLHYETIMNRRACVQMAASAWISVIVYSSLHTRSTFAISFCGGNEVDQFFCEIPQLLKLACSDTYLGEVEVLILSACLGLSCFVLIILSYTQIFQTVLRIPTEQGRHKALSTCLPHLIVVSLFVSTGIFAYLKPTSSSPSNLDLMVAVLYSVLPPVMNPIIYSMRNKEIKASLRKLSGWRLFSKNKMSIFLL from the coding sequence atgtccaaccaaaccaaCATAAcagagttccttctcctgggattctctgacgttcgggagctgcagattttgcactttgtggtgtttctagtgatttacctggcagccatgatggggaatcttctcatctTCATGGTTGTAACTCTAGACCACCACCTTCAcagccccatgtacttcttcctgattaatttgtccatcctagacctcggcaccatctctgtcaccatccccaaatccatggctaattccctcatgaacaccaggtCCATTTCCTATTCTGGATGTGTTGCCCAAGTCTTTTTCCTCATCTTCTTTGCTGTATCTGACTTCGCCTTACTCACCATCATGGTGTACGATCGATATGTCGCCATCTggaaaccactgcactatgagactataatgaacaggagagcttgtgtccaaatggcagccagtgcctggatcagtgTAATTGTCTATTCTTCATTGCACACCAGGAGCACATTTGCAATCTCCTTCTGTGGTGGTAACGaggtggatcagttcttctgtgaaattccCCAGCTACTCAAGCTCGCCTGCTCTGACACGTACCTTGGTGAAGTTGAGGTACTCATCTTGAGTGCATGCTTAGGCTTAAGCTGCTTTGTTCTTATAATTCTGTCATACACTCAGATCTTCCaaacagtgctgagaatccccaCTGAGCAGGGTCGGCATAAAGCCCTATCtacctgcctccctcacctcattgtggtctccTTGTTTGTTTCCACTGGCatctttgcctacctgaaacccacctccagttCTCCATCAAATCTGGATCTCATGGTGGCTGTTCTTTATTCCGTGCTGCCACCAGTAATGAATccaatcatctacagcatgaggaacaaggaaatCAAAGCTTCCCTGAGGAAACTCAGTGGCTGGAGGTTATTCAGCAAGAATAAAATGTCTATATTTCTCTTATGA